From the genome of Gammaproteobacteria bacterium, one region includes:
- the ychF gene encoding redox-regulated ATPase YchF, with the protein MGFKCGIVGLPNVGKSTLFNALTKASIQAENYPFCTIDPNVGIVPVPDVRLDKLAEVVQPQRVLPTGMEFVDIAGLVAGASKGEGLGNKFLGNIRETDAIVHVVRCFEDENVIHVAGKIDPLGDIEVIETELALADMEAVERAVLRSNKVAKSGDKDAKARLVTLDKVQKQLDEGHAVRFLDLNETELEYIHELHLLTNKPVLYIANVAEDGFENNPYLDLVSKKAQDEGAEIVAVCAAIEAELVELDVDEQKEFLDELGLSEPGLNRVIRAGYHLLGLHTYFTAGVKEVRAWTIPVGATAPKAAAVIHTDFEKGFIRAEVTSYEDFIAHDGEQGARKAGRLRLEGKDYIVADGDVMHFLFNV; encoded by the coding sequence ATGGGATTCAAATGTGGCATTGTTGGTTTACCGAATGTGGGTAAATCGACTTTATTCAACGCCCTGACCAAGGCGAGTATACAGGCAGAGAACTATCCCTTTTGTACCATTGATCCGAATGTGGGCATCGTCCCGGTACCGGATGTGCGATTGGATAAGCTGGCTGAGGTAGTTCAGCCCCAGCGCGTTTTGCCAACTGGAATGGAGTTCGTCGATATCGCCGGGCTGGTTGCCGGTGCCTCTAAAGGTGAGGGCCTGGGTAATAAGTTTCTGGGTAACATCCGTGAAACCGATGCAATCGTGCATGTAGTCCGTTGTTTCGAGGATGAGAATGTAATTCACGTTGCTGGCAAGATTGATCCTTTGGGTGATATTGAAGTGATCGAGACCGAGCTGGCACTAGCGGATATGGAAGCCGTCGAGCGGGCTGTGCTGCGTAGCAATAAGGTCGCCAAGAGTGGAGATAAGGATGCCAAAGCGCGCCTGGTCACACTGGATAAGGTACAAAAACAACTGGATGAGGGTCATGCCGTTCGTTTTCTGGATTTGAATGAGACGGAGCTGGAATATATCCATGAACTGCATCTGTTGACAAATAAACCTGTGCTTTATATCGCCAATGTGGCTGAGGATGGTTTTGAGAATAATCCTTACCTGGATCTGGTGAGCAAAAAGGCACAGGATGAGGGTGCTGAGATTGTTGCTGTTTGTGCAGCGATTGAGGCAGAACTGGTTGAGCTGGATGTTGATGAACAAAAGGAATTCTTGGATGAGTTGGGTCTGTCCGAGCCCGGTTTGAATCGCGTCATTCGTGCCGGTTATCATTTGTTGGGTCTACATACCTATTTTACCGCAGGGGTAAAAGAGGTGCGTGCCTGGACTATTCCTGTCGGTGCCACCGCACCCAAGGCTGCCGCTGTGATCCACACCGACTTCGAGAAGGGCTTTATTCGTGCCGAGGTAACCTCCTACGAGGACTTTATCGCGCATGATGGTGAACAGGGCGCACGTAAGGCGGGTCGCCTGCGTCTGGAAGGTAAGGATTACATTGTAGCGGATGGCGATGTGATGCATTTCCTGTTTAATGTGTAA